The genomic interval AGCTTAGCTTGGATTCCGAGCATTTATGCGAAGCGGCCGCCACAGGATCATTAGTTATGCTCGGTTCGCCAAACAATCCAACGGGTCAGCTCGTAGATCCAGAGCTTATACGTGCACTCTTAAGTAAAGGAGCCTATGTTGTAGTTGACGAGGCGTTTATGGATTTTGTACCTGATGAAGCACGGTACAGCCTTATTCAAGAAGCAACTAAGCATGAACGGTTGTTCGTCATCCGCTCAATGACAAAATTTTATGCGATACCCGGCATTCGACTTGGATATATCGTTGGCATGCCTAGAACGATAAGCGGCTTGCGACGCTTGCAAATACCATGGAGCGTTAATTCTTTAGCGCAGCTGATTGGCGAAGCGGTGCTGGATGAGAAGGATTATGCAGAGCGTACACTTGCTTGGTTAGAGCAGGAAAGACCTTGGCTCATGTCTGAGCTTGAGGCGATCGGCTTTGAAGTTAACCCAAGTGCAGCCAATTATTTGCTCATTCGGATTCCGAGCGATGCGGGACTCAGTGCCAGCATGCTTCAGCTCGAGATGGGCAAGCAGGGGGTGCTTATTCGCGATGCATCAAGATTTGCAGGGCTTGATCATACGTATATCCGGGTTGCCATTAAACTTCGGCAGCAAAATGAACAGCTGATCGCTGCTTTTAAGCATTGCTTGAAATGGAATGAAAACCAAGGCGGATAAGGAAATTTGAACGAATTGCAAAGTTCCTATCCATTCCAAATTAAACTCATGCATAAGCTTCTATGACAGCCAAAGGAGGGAAAAGAGTGACACAGCCCTTTCGCAAAAATCAGCATTATTATCAATCACAGCTGTGGTGCGGCGTAAGCTTGCAGCTCCTTGAGGACCGCATTGAAGCAAGCAGCAATGTTCCTTTGTATGCGTTAAGCAGCGCGATTCATCCGGGCGGCTTTTCTTATACCAATCGTATTGTGAATTGGAAAGTGCCGCTTACTTATCAATGTGAAGATCCTGTTCTCGACATCATTAATCAATGTACGGAATGGGGCTGCGAACCAGAAGCTACTGTAGGATTATTAACAGCAGCGAAGCTGACACATGCATCCATCACTGAAATGGAAGGCGATCGGTTTAAGCTTATTTGCTGTACGACGGTAGGCACACGAAATGCAGCAAGATCTGGTATGCCGCGAAGTACCTTCTCTGCTTATTCTCCAGGAACGATCAATATTGTTATTTTAATCGATGGTCAAATGACTGAATCAGCTATGGTGAATGCGGTCATCACAGCAACTGAAGCGAAAACAGCAGCATTACAGCATTTAGGCATCGTTGAGATGAAAACAGGACAATCAGCTACGGGGACGACAACGGATGCCATTGTCGTAGCGGTTAGTCAAGCAGCAAGCTGGAATGCGGTTCATGCGTATGCTGGTGCAGCTACGACAATTGGGTGCGCGATTGGAGAAGCGGTCTATGAGACTGTACTAGAAGCAACACGAACGCAGCATGATGACTAAGGATTAACGACCTTCGCCATAAATTCTATAAGGAGGTATGCAAATTGGAATTTTGGATACAAAAAGCGACGATCGATGATCTTAAGCTTCTCTCTCAAATGAACAAAGAGCTTATCGAAGATGAAGGCAGCCGTAATCCAATGACTCTCGCGCAGCTTGAAGATAGATTCCTCGGATGGCTGTCAAGCGACTGGGAGATTGCATTGTTTGAGAAGGCTTCTGCTATTTTAGGATATGCGGTATACCAAATCAGGGAAGATGATTTTTATCCAGAGGAGTCAAATGTTTATCTCAGACAGTACTACATCGCTCGACAGCAACGGAGCCATGGTTATGGTAGCGCAGTATTCAAACAATTAGTCCGCGACTCATTTCCAAGCGGTGCCAAAGTGACGATTGATGTGTTGGCCTCCAATCCGCGCGGGCAGCAATTTTGGACGAATTGTGGTTTTGAACCCTATTATACGAACATGCAGCTTAAACAATGAAACAGCGTACTGCTTTTACTTTTGCCGACTACCGACTACGCCATGCCGAGGGACAAGATAACAATGAGGATGCTAATTGAAATTGTCTTTGAGTTTATTGCCGATTTATTTATAGCGGACGGAAACGGGAAATGGGAGAAGCTCAAACAGACAAAGTACGAGAGAAAGCTGCGAAAATGGGCAAAAGAATACGAATGGTTTGAGCATTTATCCGCAATCTAGACTTAAACCTGGAAGCAAGGCGCCAATTAGAGGGTATGCTCATTGATAAATATAAAAGAAGCAACGGAACAAAATAGCGGAGTTGCATTACAGCGATTGTGAAATCGTGTAAAATGATAAAGTTGAACAATCGGTCATAAGATCGATCGTGTGCCGCTTAGAACGGAGGAACATCCTTTGATTAAAATAGTAGGTTATACAAAACAAAAGCAATGGTTAACTGATTTAACGATAGAAGATCTAAACTCGCCTGAGCTTGACTGGTATTGGGTCGACTTTAGTAACCCGAAGGAAGAGGAGTGCAGACTGCTCGATACCTTTTTTCATTTTCATCCGCTCGCTATCGAGGATTGCTACCATTTGCTTCAGCGGCCGAAAGTAGATCATTACGACGATATTCATTTTTTTGTGCTGCACGAAATTGAGCGTAAGACGTTGACTGTAAATGAAATCAATATGTTCATCGGTCCAACGTTTATTGTTACGTTTCATTATGAGCGTTCACCAGAGATTGAGGAAGCTCAAACTAAGCTATTATCGAGCACGAAGATCGGCGAGAAAGGCCAGCTATATGCGGCATATCTCGTAATAGACAAGCTGGTTGATCAATATTTTCCTGCGGTTCATGAGCTGGAAGACCAGCTTCTTGACATGGAAATCGGAAGCGGCGACGAACAAAGTCAAACTGCTATGAGCGATATTTTCAACATACGGTCTAGGCTGCTGCGTTTGCGCAAAACGATTGTCCCCATGCGTGATTTATTGTATCGTATAACGAATTCCGATCGCATTGAAGGGCTGAAGCCTTATATGGCCTTTTATCATGATATTTATGATCATTTGCTCAAATTGACTGAAATGATGGATTCAAGTCGAGAGATGACGGCAGATCTTCGCGACAGCTTCATTTCCTTTAACTCCAATCGCATGAACTCGATTATGAAAACTCTTACCGTAATCACGACGATCTTCATGCCGCTCACTTTTTTGGCTGGTATTTATGGTATGAACTTTCGTAATATGCCTGAGCTGGAGTGGACGTGGGGTTATTTTGCTGTCATAACGATTATGCTCGTCATCGGGCTTGGCATGTATGCTTGGTTCCGAAGCAAAGGTTGGTTTAAATGAATGTTAAGGAGCTTGGAGAGCAATGGAGATGAAAGAACCTGCTCGGATGAGCAAAAAGCGGCTGTTCACCATAGTCGGCATTATGGCAGGCATTATGCTTGTACTCGTCGTGATGCTTTATTTAATGATTATTTCACTCGGAAATCGCAATGCGGTTAATCTCTCAAAGTCTGAGCAAGCATTGCATTACTCCTATTTTTCAAAGACTTCAACTAGTGGGGTAAAGCTGCACGTACTGCAAACAAAGCCAGCCTATGTCACGCTTGAAACGATCAATACAAATGTTACCCTTACTGGGAAGGTCGGCATTAACGGCGGATTTTTTTACGGCAACCAGCTATTAAGCATCGGAGTCGTAAATAGCATTCCGGTTAATAAGGAAATTGGCAATTTCGGAACGGGAAGTGAAAACGTGAAATATGCGCGTGGCACACTCGTTTGGGATGGCGCTTCTGATTCATTAAGCGTTCAGGTTGCAAGCCAAGCGTCCGAGATAAAAGTGAAGGATCACACACGTTTCTGGGCACAAGGCGGTATAAGCATGAGCTTAGGCGATGATGCACATTGGATCGAGCAGTCGGTTAAGGAGAATGCGCCGTTCCCAGATGACAATCGCTTGCGATCGGCAGCGGTGTACGATCAAGCAGGGACGTTATTCTTAATTGTTAGTGAAACGAAGAACTCGCTTGCCGTATTTAGAGAAGCAATTATATCAAGCATTGGCGATGGAAAGCTGGTTGACGGCATATTTCTAGATGGTGACGGGTCGTCCCAGCTTTTTGGCAGCAAGGCATCGTTGCCTGGAGATAATAGACCGGTTGTACAAATGATTCGGATCGTAAAATGAGTTGAGATAAGATAAGGAGCAATCAGCATGAATCAACAGCAATTGCCGATTGATCAGGTATTGCCGGAACTGCTATTGGCTCTGCAAAGCGGTGTAAATGTGGTGCTGATCGCAGAGCCGGGGGCCGGAAAGACAACACGAGTTCCGCTTGCGCTGCTTGATCAGCCATGGCTGGGAAGCAAAAAAATAATAATGCTTGAGCCGCGAAGACTCGCCGCACGTTCAGCCGCACAGTTTATGGCAAAATCGCTTGGCGAGCAGGCTGGTGAAACGATCGGTTACCGGGTGAGATTAGATTCTCGGGTTAGTTCGCAAACACGCATTGAAGTGGTGACGGAAGGTGTATTAACGCGCATGCTGCAGGAGGACCCCGCACTCGAGCAGGTTGGGGCGATCTTGTTTGATGAATTCCATGAACGGCACTTGCATGGCGATCTTGGCTTAACGCTTTGCTTGCAGTCACAGCAATTGCTGAGAGATGATTTGCGCCTCGTTATTATGTCAGCAACGCTTGACGCAGAGCCGATAGCCGAGCTGCTTGAGGGTGCACCAATTATTAGCAGTGAAGGCCGGGTTTTCCCTGTTGAGACACAGTACATGAAAGCAAAGCTTACGGGACCTATAGAGCCCCACATGGCACGAACGATTATGGAAGCGCTCCGTTCGTTTGATGGAGATGTATTAGCGTTTTTGCCTGGTGTTGCAGAGATACGCCGCACAGCCCGATGGTTAATGGAGAGCGGAGTATCTTCATTTGCTCGAGTAGAGGAGCTGCATGGCAGCTTGCCGCTCGAGAAACAAGATACGGCTGTAGCGCCATGCGCTGATGGCGAACGCAAGGTTGTGCTTGCGACTTCCATTGCAGAATCAAGTCTGACCGTTGAAGGAGTTAAGGTTGTGGTAGACAGCGGCTTAATGCGAGTTCCTCGGTTTTCTCCAAGAACAGGCATGACTCGGCTGGAAACATTGCCTGTTTCGATCGCTTCCGCGGATCAGCGTCGAGGGAGAGCAGGAAGGTTGGCTAAAGGCGTTTGTTATCGGTTATGGACAGAGCAAGAGCATGTTTATTTGCCGAAACAGAGTTCACCCGAGCTGCTTGAGGCAGATCTTGCTTCCCTTGCCCTTGAGCTAGCCATTTGGGGAATAAAAGATCCGCTGGAGCTTAATTGGTTGACGCCGCCGCCTGCAGCTGCTTATGAGCAAGCGGTTGCTTTGCTGAAAGAGCTAAACGCAATAGATGGTGACAGTAAACCAACAGCCGAGGGAGTGAAGATGGCACAGTTTGGTTTGCATCCGCGGCTCGGTGCCATGATTTTGCAGGCTTCAGAGCTAGGTTCTGCGAGACTCGCATGTGATGCAGCAGCTTTGCTAAGCGAACGTGATTTACTTCCACAGGAGCGCAATGTAGATGTGCAGCTACGGTTGGATTTGTTATATCAGCTATCCGGAAAAGATGGCAAACTGCTTATAGGCGGCAGCTCCGAGCATCCTAGCAGTGGCGCAGTACGCCGAATTATCGCGCAAGCGGATCAATGGGAGCGGAAATTGTCAGCGCAAACCGCTGCCGAGACAGCTTCTGAGAAAACAGCTCAGCACAAGTCGCCTATTCCGATTGGCATTTTGCTGGCATTTGCGTATCCGGACCGAATCGCTCAAAGGCGCAGCGATGGCCGATACTTATTAGCTAATGGCAGAGGCGCTGTACTGCCTGAACTTCAGCCGCTATCGCGATCAGCTTATCTTGCTGCTTGCGAGCTCGATGATACAGGCTCCGAAAGCCGGATACGGTTAGCGGCTGAACTTCATCTAAGCGATATCGAGCATTATCTAAGTGGCTATATAACAGCTGAAGAGGTCGTAGAGTGGGATGCAGCTGCACAAGCTGTTCGTGCAAGGAAACGATTGCGGCTTGGCAGTATTGTGATGAAAGAAACCATTCTTCAGAAACCGGATGAACAACTTGTTGCGGATGCTTTGATTACTGCGATTCAGGAAACTGGATTTGTAATGCTGCCAATGAGCAAGCAAGCGCAGCAGTTGAAAGCAAGGATGAAGCTGATGGCGCTTGCTGGCGATGATTGGCCCGATGCTTCCGATGAAGCGCTTCTCGGCACGCTCGAAGAGTGGTTGAAGCCGCATCTATTTGGGATGAAGAGCCGTGCTGATTTACAGAAGCTCTCCATGCTTCAGCTGCTTGAAGGCAATCTTAGCTGGAAGCAAAAACAAGAGCTTGATGAGCAGGTTCCTACCCATATCGTTGTGCCAAGCGGTTCTCGCATACCGATAGACTACAGTGATCCGGAGTCGCCAGTGCTAGCCGTAAGGTTACAGGAGCTATTTGGTCTAACAGACACACCACGACTAGCAAGGGGTAGATTGCCGATTACACTGCATCTTTTATCTCCGTCGCAGCGACCGGTTCAAGTCACACGTGATTTGCGCAGCTTTTGGGAGAATACGTATTTCGAAGTAAAGAAGGATTTGAAAGGACGTTATCCGAAGCATTATTGGCCGGATGATCCTAACACAGCGATGCCGACGAATCGAGCGAAGCCGAGAAACACATAAGGGACTCAGCTGTTTCTGCCAAAGCACGAGAAATCTCCCTATTCTGAGAGGATGTGTGCCAAAGCAATGATCATTTATTTAGTTATACTATATTTGCTATTTATAAATATTTACACGTTTGCGCTTATGGGCTTTGATAAGAAAAGCGCTAAGAAGCAGCGCAGGCGTGTTCCCGAAAAACGATTGT from Paenibacillus sp. FSL K6-3182 carries:
- the cobD gene encoding threonine-phosphate decarboxylase CobD codes for the protein MLERYGHGGDLRTAEEAFDIPAHKFVDFSSNMNPLGAPLSVKQALLTYADMIEQYPDPAVRGLRKKLAELHNIDAQSIVVGNGAAELIDLIVRTLQPKLTTLAIPCFDEYGDAIRKIGGAVYEIKLSSQMQFKLSLDSEHLCEAAATGSLVMLGSPNNPTGQLVDPELIRALLSKGAYVVVDEAFMDFVPDEARYSLIQEATKHERLFVIRSMTKFYAIPGIRLGYIVGMPRTISGLRRLQIPWSVNSLAQLIGEAVLDEKDYAERTLAWLEQERPWLMSELEAIGFEVNPSAANYLLIRIPSDAGLSASMLQLEMGKQGVLIRDASRFAGLDHTYIRVAIKLRQQNEQLIAAFKHCLKWNENQGG
- a CDS encoding adenosylcobinamide amidohydrolase → MTQPFRKNQHYYQSQLWCGVSLQLLEDRIEASSNVPLYALSSAIHPGGFSYTNRIVNWKVPLTYQCEDPVLDIINQCTEWGCEPEATVGLLTAAKLTHASITEMEGDRFKLICCTTVGTRNAARSGMPRSTFSAYSPGTINIVILIDGQMTESAMVNAVITATEAKTAALQHLGIVEMKTGQSATGTTTDAIVVAVSQAASWNAVHAYAGAATTIGCAIGEAVYETVLEATRTQHDD
- a CDS encoding GNAT family N-acetyltransferase is translated as MEFWIQKATIDDLKLLSQMNKELIEDEGSRNPMTLAQLEDRFLGWLSSDWEIALFEKASAILGYAVYQIREDDFYPEESNVYLRQYYIARQQRSHGYGSAVFKQLVRDSFPSGAKVTIDVLASNPRGQQFWTNCGFEPYYTNMQLKQ
- the corA gene encoding magnesium/cobalt transporter CorA, which produces MIKIVGYTKQKQWLTDLTIEDLNSPELDWYWVDFSNPKEEECRLLDTFFHFHPLAIEDCYHLLQRPKVDHYDDIHFFVLHEIERKTLTVNEINMFIGPTFIVTFHYERSPEIEEAQTKLLSSTKIGEKGQLYAAYLVIDKLVDQYFPAVHELEDQLLDMEIGSGDEQSQTAMSDIFNIRSRLLRLRKTIVPMRDLLYRITNSDRIEGLKPYMAFYHDIYDHLLKLTEMMDSSREMTADLRDSFISFNSNRMNSIMKTLTVITTIFMPLTFLAGIYGMNFRNMPELEWTWGYFAVITIMLVIGLGMYAWFRSKGWFK
- the hrpB gene encoding ATP-dependent helicase HrpB produces the protein MNQQQLPIDQVLPELLLALQSGVNVVLIAEPGAGKTTRVPLALLDQPWLGSKKIIMLEPRRLAARSAAQFMAKSLGEQAGETIGYRVRLDSRVSSQTRIEVVTEGVLTRMLQEDPALEQVGAILFDEFHERHLHGDLGLTLCLQSQQLLRDDLRLVIMSATLDAEPIAELLEGAPIISSEGRVFPVETQYMKAKLTGPIEPHMARTIMEALRSFDGDVLAFLPGVAEIRRTARWLMESGVSSFARVEELHGSLPLEKQDTAVAPCADGERKVVLATSIAESSLTVEGVKVVVDSGLMRVPRFSPRTGMTRLETLPVSIASADQRRGRAGRLAKGVCYRLWTEQEHVYLPKQSSPELLEADLASLALELAIWGIKDPLELNWLTPPPAAAYEQAVALLKELNAIDGDSKPTAEGVKMAQFGLHPRLGAMILQASELGSARLACDAAALLSERDLLPQERNVDVQLRLDLLYQLSGKDGKLLIGGSSEHPSSGAVRRIIAQADQWERKLSAQTAAETASEKTAQHKSPIPIGILLAFAYPDRIAQRRSDGRYLLANGRGAVLPELQPLSRSAYLAACELDDTGSESRIRLAAELHLSDIEHYLSGYITAEEVVEWDAAAQAVRARKRLRLGSIVMKETILQKPDEQLVADALITAIQETGFVMLPMSKQAQQLKARMKLMALAGDDWPDASDEALLGTLEEWLKPHLFGMKSRADLQKLSMLQLLEGNLSWKQKQELDEQVPTHIVVPSGSRIPIDYSDPESPVLAVRLQELFGLTDTPRLARGRLPITLHLLSPSQRPVQVTRDLRSFWENTYFEVKKDLKGRYPKHYWPDDPNTAMPTNRAKPRNT